One window from the genome of Candidatus Nitrosotenuis cloacae encodes:
- a CDS encoding transcriptional regulator: MAKKAADSKDLKKDKKKEDKKLQKAEKKAAKEEKKSAVKEEKKKKSKDAKEEKPAKEKKKEKKAAEESERTPEEEMEEQLTDEEIENFQIEKVDMEKLTNKVCLFLSNYDDGIIQSELWKKFKLTSRDGSRLALKLERMGIIMREKILENKRWTYVLKIKKTPVSTESIENAPCLVCPVEQKCSIDGEVSPKTCQWIEEWTIAELGKPKKKKEQ; this comes from the coding sequence ATGGCCAAAAAAGCTGCGGATTCTAAAGATTTGAAAAAAGACAAAAAGAAAGAGGACAAGAAGCTGCAAAAAGCTGAAAAAAAGGCAGCCAAGGAAGAGAAAAAATCCGCAGTAAAAGAAGAGAAGAAAAAGAAATCAAAGGATGCAAAAGAGGAAAAGCCAGCAAAGGAAAAGAAAAAAGAGAAAAAGGCCGCAGAAGAATCTGAGCGAACTCCTGAGGAGGAGATGGAGGAGCAACTCACTGATGAGGAGATTGAGAATTTTCAGATTGAAAAGGTCGACATGGAAAAGCTCACAAACAAGGTCTGCCTGTTTTTGTCAAATTATGATGACGGAATAATCCAGTCCGAGTTGTGGAAGAAATTCAAGCTTACTAGCAGAGACGGCTCCAGGCTTGCACTAAAGCTGGAAAGGATGGGCATCATCATGCGTGAGAAGATATTGGAGAACAAGAGGTGGACGTACGTTCTCAAAATCAAAAAGACTCCCGTATCGACAGAGTCGATTGAGAATGCGCCGTGTCTTGTGTGTCCAGTCGAACAGAAATGCAGCATTGATGGAGAGGTGAGCCCGAAGACGTGCCAGTGGATTGAAGAATGGACCATCGCTGAGCTTGGCAAACCAAAGAAAAAGAAAGAACAATGA
- a CDS encoding RlmE family RNA methyltransferase, protein MKLLDAKRDHYRKLAKEQGYRSRATYKLLQLNNSYRIIGPGFFVVDLGCAPGGWTQIAVKLAGNRGKVVGVDTAYMDPIDGAHFIRGSVEDETIVDDILEYLQTKASAVICDLSPQITGHWSMDHAKQISLNYSCSKIMDKILATKGNALFKVFDGEYSMEFRDYLKKKFAKVHLRKPNASRKPSSEMYFVCLGYGL, encoded by the coding sequence ATGAAGCTACTGGACGCAAAACGTGATCATTACAGAAAGCTGGCAAAAGAGCAGGGATATCGCAGCAGGGCAACTTACAAACTATTGCAGCTAAACAACTCTTACAGAATAATTGGGCCGGGGTTTTTTGTAGTGGACTTGGGATGTGCACCTGGCGGGTGGACCCAGATTGCAGTCAAGCTGGCAGGAAACCGCGGAAAGGTGGTAGGAGTCGACACTGCGTACATGGATCCAATAGACGGGGCCCACTTTATTCGCGGCAGCGTTGAGGATGAGACAATAGTGGATGACATCCTGGAGTATCTTCAGACAAAGGCAAGCGCGGTGATATGCGACCTCTCGCCGCAGATAACGGGTCACTGGTCGATGGATCATGCAAAGCAGATTTCGCTGAACTATTCGTGCTCTAAGATAATGGACAAAATACTGGCAACTAAGGGCAACGCACTGTTCAAGGTGTTTGACGGCGAGTATTCTATGGAGTTCCGCGACTATCTGAAGAAAAAATTTGCAAAGGTACACCTCCGCAAGCCGAATGCGAGCAGAAAACCGAGCAGCGAGATGTACTTTGTCTGCCTCGGGTATGGGCTCTAG
- a CDS encoding tRNA (guanine-N1)-methyltransferase: MQLNDQIKTVIEGSTKILVHEQSLTSKVPPQDMPFFNPKAKLSRDLSIIAYSAFLKNFEGPKTFLDSMASLGARGLRVANEIKNIKVFVNDLNPSALELARRSADLNGLKNFETSENEVCQFLSAFSKRGCRSTIVDIDPFGSPSKYIDCGVRATLHKGLLSVTATDLQVLHGIFKDACRKKYYGVPIKTTYSNEISTRLVLGLVNMVAARLDAEITPVFVETNMHYYRIYVRVLNRPDTQNAIGYIIHCRTCGHREASSEPADCRLCGSKTEHAGPLWIGKLFEKEFVSSMQGEITDTADKKCAKIIERCLAESDMPACYYTLDEIAEMNGSSPIPMVQVLKRLQEDGFLSSPTAFNPTGFRTDATINKIREIFSS, from the coding sequence TTGCAGCTAAACGACCAGATCAAAACAGTAATCGAAGGTAGCACCAAGATCCTAGTCCACGAGCAATCACTTACAAGCAAGGTGCCGCCGCAGGACATGCCGTTCTTCAACCCAAAGGCAAAGCTCAGTAGGGACCTTTCCATAATTGCATATTCGGCGTTTTTGAAAAACTTTGAAGGCCCAAAGACGTTTCTTGACTCAATGGCAAGCCTTGGAGCGCGGGGTCTGCGAGTCGCAAACGAGATCAAAAACATCAAGGTGTTCGTCAACGACCTCAATCCGAGCGCACTTGAGCTTGCAAGAAGATCCGCAGACCTCAACGGATTGAAGAACTTTGAAACGTCAGAAAACGAGGTCTGCCAGTTTCTAAGCGCGTTCTCAAAGAGGGGTTGCCGTAGCACCATAGTGGACATAGACCCGTTCGGCTCGCCTTCAAAGTACATAGACTGTGGAGTCCGCGCAACACTCCACAAGGGGCTGCTCTCAGTTACCGCAACTGACCTGCAGGTCCTGCACGGCATATTCAAAGATGCGTGCAGGAAAAAGTACTACGGAGTCCCAATCAAGACAACATACAGCAACGAGATCTCCACAAGACTCGTCCTCGGCCTAGTCAACATGGTCGCAGCAAGGCTGGACGCCGAGATAACCCCAGTCTTCGTTGAGACCAACATGCACTATTACCGAATATATGTCAGGGTGCTGAACAGGCCCGACACGCAGAACGCAATAGGATACATCATCCACTGCAGGACGTGTGGTCACAGAGAGGCCTCAAGTGAGCCAGCAGACTGTCGTCTCTGCGGCTCCAAGACAGAGCATGCAGGGCCTCTCTGGATAGGCAAGCTGTTTGAAAAAGAGTTCGTATCCAGCATGCAGGGCGAAATCACCGATACTGCCGATAAGAAATGCGCCAAGATAATCGAGCGGTGTCTGGCAGAGTCAGACATGCCTGCATGTTACTATACGCTAGACGAGATTGCAGAGATGAACGGATCATCTCCAATACCCATGGTGCAGGTGCTCAAGCGCCTGCAGGAAGACGGATTTCTTTCCAGCCCCACAGCGTTCAATCCGACAGGATTTAGGACTGACGCCACGATAAACAAAATCAGAGAGATATTTTCCAGCTAG
- the rnhB gene encoding ribonuclease HII — MIVCGVDEAGRGSMLGPLVVAGITVEQSRIKELGRLGVRDSKKLSPSSRERLYKEILHIADDYVVSKVSPKVIDAHVYRHQLNHLEAQHMAKIIKKLEPGVSYVDSCDVNATRFGKELERLSSVGNIKASHHADAKFLVVSAASIVAKVTRDRAIARLSKEGRVGSGYPSDPKTVGFVRDCFARTGQVPSFVRKSWAPVRKITQSQLA; from the coding sequence GTGATTGTCTGCGGAGTGGATGAGGCGGGAAGGGGCTCTATGCTCGGACCGTTGGTAGTCGCAGGAATCACAGTGGAGCAGTCGAGGATAAAAGAACTTGGGAGGCTTGGAGTGAGGGACTCAAAAAAGCTCAGCCCGTCATCCAGAGAAAGACTGTACAAGGAGATTCTGCATATTGCAGATGATTATGTTGTGTCAAAGGTGAGCCCAAAGGTAATAGATGCACATGTGTACAGACACCAGCTGAATCATCTTGAGGCGCAGCACATGGCAAAGATAATCAAAAAGCTAGAGCCGGGAGTTTCGTACGTTGACTCTTGCGACGTGAATGCGACACGGTTTGGAAAAGAGTTGGAGAGGCTAAGCAGCGTCGGCAACATCAAGGCGTCGCATCATGCGGATGCCAAGTTCTTGGTAGTGTCTGCTGCATCAATTGTGGCAAAGGTGACGCGTGATAGGGCAATTGCCAGGCTAAGCAAGGAAGGACGCGTAGGCAGCGGGTATCCGTCTGACCCAAAGACCGTCGGGTTTGTCCGGGATTGTTTTGCAAGGACCGGACAGGTGCCGAGTTTTGTTCGCAAGAGCTGGGCGCCGGTCAGAAAGATTACTCAGAGTCAGCTTGCGTGA
- a CDS encoding fibrillarin-like rRNA/tRNA 2'-O-methyltransferase — MENDDSPIFWFSIDGQRKLATINYVEGNQVYGEKLHKKGGVEYRMWDPFRSKLAASLMIGLEVFPIKKGTKVLYLGASTGTTVSHISDIVDYNGIIFAVEHASRVARDFLDRVAAYRKNIFPILQDARHPDQYFSVYGKVDVVYSDIAQPDQTEIAIANCKMYLKDGGYLFMTIKTRSIDVTQSPKKIIENEVRKLEPNFTVIQNMDLQPYDKDHAMVVAKYHAS; from the coding sequence TTGGAAAACGACGATAGCCCCATCTTCTGGTTTTCAATAGATGGGCAAAGAAAACTTGCAACAATAAACTACGTAGAGGGAAACCAAGTTTACGGCGAAAAGCTGCACAAAAAAGGCGGAGTCGAGTACAGAATGTGGGATCCATTCAGAAGCAAGCTTGCAGCGTCACTTATGATAGGACTGGAGGTATTTCCAATAAAAAAAGGGACAAAGGTGCTATACCTTGGAGCATCCACCGGTACCACGGTAAGCCACATCTCAGACATAGTCGACTACAACGGGATAATTTTTGCAGTAGAACATGCAAGCAGGGTTGCGCGCGACTTTCTTGACAGAGTCGCAGCATATCGCAAAAACATATTCCCCATTTTGCAAGATGCACGTCACCCAGACCAGTACTTTTCGGTGTACGGCAAAGTTGATGTCGTGTACTCCGACATTGCCCAGCCTGACCAGACGGAAATTGCCATAGCAAATTGCAAGATGTACCTAAAGGATGGCGGCTATCTGTTCATGACAATCAAGACGCGAAGCATCGATGTCACCCAGTCCCCAAAGAAGATAATAGAAAACGAGGTAAGAAAACTCGAGCCAAACTTTACTGTCATACAGAACATGGACCTGCAGCCATACGACAAGGACCACGCGATGGTGGTCGCAAAATATCACGCAAGCTGA
- a CDS encoding NOP5/NOP56 family protein, with product MYFVVLTELGISVSQDSRHIESFPFSKPAADFVKVKAGEYNLQPVVDFLSKIEAGIFVNDDALLKVFKKEALDVQIMDAKQLEEIQATKPQILIDAGFAKNQADAMTKLRDFALSLSSSKVTEISQSPDLHIIQAINALDEIDVMVNGLSSRLREWYGLHFPELDNLIDNINGYSQIVMAGKRQDLSKTIYEDAGFPESKVEMLSVIQEKSKGGDITKENLVMVQSLAKQILSMAETRKAIENHIESEMKNIAPNLAAILGTAVGARILAKAGSLKKLATMPASTIQVLGAEKALFRALKTGTQPPKHGILFQHAIVHAAPRWQRGKMARAIAAKAAIASRVDVYGQGINQSLLDKLNVRVAEIGEKYKDPVERPPQKVERREKENPRGRFGDRPRERFGDKPRGRFDDKPRGRFGDDKPRGRFGERDSRSDFKSDIKKRKKFGKRR from the coding sequence ATGTATTTTGTTGTCCTAACTGAGCTTGGTATTTCAGTATCGCAGGACAGCAGACACATCGAGTCATTTCCATTCTCAAAGCCTGCGGCAGACTTTGTAAAAGTCAAGGCGGGCGAGTACAACCTGCAGCCGGTAGTCGATTTTCTATCAAAGATAGAGGCAGGAATTTTCGTAAACGACGACGCGCTCCTCAAGGTCTTCAAAAAAGAGGCGCTTGACGTCCAGATCATGGATGCAAAGCAGCTTGAGGAGATACAGGCGACAAAGCCGCAGATCCTAATTGACGCAGGCTTTGCAAAAAACCAGGCAGACGCAATGACAAAGCTGAGGGATTTTGCCCTGTCGCTGTCGTCATCAAAGGTCACCGAGATATCTCAAAGCCCGGATCTTCACATAATTCAGGCAATAAACGCGCTAGACGAAATAGACGTGATGGTCAACGGACTCTCCTCAAGACTGAGGGAGTGGTACGGATTGCACTTTCCAGAACTTGACAACCTAATAGACAACATAAACGGATATTCGCAAATCGTCATGGCAGGAAAGCGCCAGGACCTTTCAAAGACAATCTACGAGGATGCTGGATTTCCAGAGTCCAAAGTAGAGATGCTATCAGTAATTCAGGAAAAGAGCAAGGGCGGAGACATTACAAAGGAAAACTTGGTGATGGTACAGTCGCTGGCAAAGCAGATCCTGTCCATGGCCGAGACGCGAAAGGCAATCGAAAATCACATAGAGTCCGAGATGAAAAACATAGCCCCCAACTTGGCTGCAATTCTTGGAACCGCAGTAGGTGCCAGAATACTTGCAAAGGCAGGAAGTCTCAAGAAACTTGCTACAATGCCTGCAAGCACAATCCAGGTACTAGGTGCGGAGAAAGCCCTGTTCAGAGCACTGAAAACCGGAACGCAGCCTCCAAAGCACGGCATCTTGTTTCAGCATGCAATAGTTCACGCTGCCCCAAGATGGCAGAGAGGAAAGATGGCACGAGCCATTGCAGCAAAGGCGGCAATTGCCTCGCGCGTAGATGTTTACGGTCAGGGAATAAACCAGTCATTACTTGACAAACTAAACGTCAGAGTAGCAGAGATTGGAGAAAAATACAAGGATCCGGTAGAAAGGCCACCACAAAAAGTGGAGAGGCGCGAGAAGGAAAACCCTCGTGGAAGATTTGGCGACAGACCAAGGGAGAGATTCGGTGACAAGCCGAGAGGACGATTTGATGATAAACCACGTGGAAGATTTGGCGATGACAAGCCGCGTGGAAGATTTGGCGAAAGAGATTCACGCAGCGATTTTAAATCGGATATAAAAAAGCGAAAAAAGTTTGGAAAACGACGATAG
- a CDS encoding dihydroorotate dehydrogenase, whose protein sequence is MNPDLSVSIGPISLPRPAMLASGILGISLEVFGRIYRSGAGAVVSKSLSKEPWEGYPNPTIVGIKGGYLNAVGLSNPGAPYFAKMISQNTEVPIIVSLVGSIEDDFEFMVKQFENSKVTAYELNLSCPHVEKVGLEVGDDPNLVTKIVRRVKSVTNVPVIAKVGLGTTNYLDTVRASIEGGADAITAINTIRAMGIDVETQRPLLSHKIGGLSGTSIRPVAVRCVYEIASKYDIPVIGCGGISTWDDALEFILAGASAVQVGSAVGDGWIDVFSEINDGIANYMKRKGYSKISEMVGLARRY, encoded by the coding sequence GTGAATCCTGACCTATCAGTATCCATAGGACCAATTTCACTTCCAAGGCCTGCAATGCTGGCTTCCGGAATACTTGGAATATCGCTTGAGGTTTTTGGCAGGATTTACCGCAGCGGTGCAGGTGCAGTCGTCTCAAAGTCACTCAGCAAGGAGCCGTGGGAGGGATATCCAAATCCAACAATAGTTGGAATAAAGGGCGGATACCTTAACGCAGTCGGGCTGTCAAATCCGGGCGCTCCATACTTTGCAAAAATGATCTCGCAGAACACTGAGGTGCCAATCATTGTGAGCCTGGTTGGCTCAATTGAGGACGACTTTGAATTTATGGTAAAACAGTTTGAGAACTCCAAGGTCACTGCGTATGAGCTAAATCTGTCGTGTCCGCACGTGGAAAAGGTGGGACTCGAAGTGGGAGATGATCCAAACCTTGTCACAAAGATTGTGAGGCGCGTCAAGTCTGTGACCAATGTTCCCGTGATCGCAAAGGTCGGACTTGGGACGACAAACTATCTTGATACGGTAAGGGCGTCAATTGAGGGCGGCGCAGACGCAATAACTGCAATCAACACAATTCGAGCAATGGGAATCGACGTGGAGACTCAGAGGCCGCTGCTAAGCCACAAAATCGGCGGCCTGTCTGGAACGTCCATCCGGCCTGTCGCAGTAAGATGCGTCTACGAGATTGCCTCAAAGTACGACATACCGGTGATTGGGTGCGGCGGCATATCTACATGGGATGACGCACTGGAATTCATTCTCGCTGGGGCGTCCGCAGTTCAGGTGGGCAGTGCTGTCGGTGATGGATGGATTGACGTATTTTCTGAAATTAATGACGGAATTGCAAATTATATGAAGCGAAAGGGATACTCAAAGATCTCGGAGATGGTGGGACTTGCAAGGCGTTACTAA
- a CDS encoding dihydroorotate dehydrogenase electron transfer subunit, whose amino-acid sequence MQGVTKRPQVRIIENIIDETPTVRTIVISDEHMANVLPGQFAMVWIPGVNELPMSVMVTENSGKAAFTVRRRGESSTALYNLKVGQQIGVRGPYGNAFDIKAGKIILVGGGTGLVPLMRLAKYAGPANDVTVLMGSKTKEEVFFEDTANKILAGRKHRVIVATEDGTYGQKGFVTDILAKLLQDEKFDAVYTCGPEIMMYKVVQMANEKNIFVQASLERMMKCGIGICGSCCMDDVLVCHDGTVFDGAFLSKSKEFGHTHRSKAGILESY is encoded by the coding sequence TTGCAAGGCGTTACTAAGAGACCACAGGTAAGGATAATTGAGAATATAATAGACGAGACCCCGACGGTGCGCACCATCGTGATATCTGATGAGCACATGGCAAACGTCTTGCCGGGCCAGTTTGCGATGGTCTGGATTCCCGGCGTAAATGAGCTCCCGATGAGTGTGATGGTCACCGAGAATTCAGGCAAGGCGGCATTTACCGTAAGACGGCGCGGCGAGTCGTCAACCGCACTGTACAACCTCAAAGTCGGCCAGCAAATAGGAGTCCGAGGACCATATGGAAACGCGTTTGATATCAAGGCTGGCAAAATAATACTGGTCGGAGGAGGAACCGGACTCGTGCCGCTCATGCGACTAGCAAAATATGCGGGACCTGCAAACGATGTGACCGTCCTGATGGGCTCAAAGACAAAAGAGGAGGTGTTCTTCGAGGATACCGCAAACAAAATTCTGGCGGGCCGCAAGCACCGCGTGATTGTGGCAACGGAGGATGGCACTTATGGACAAAAGGGATTTGTCACTGACATTTTGGCAAAGTTGTTGCAGGACGAAAAGTTTGATGCGGTGTACACGTGCGGCCCGGAGATAATGATGTACAAGGTGGTGCAGATGGCAAACGAAAAGAACATCTTTGTTCAGGCAAGCCTTGAGAGGATGATGAAGTGTGGAATCGGCATATGCGGGAGCTGCTGCATGGACGATGTGCTTGTCTGTCATGACGGGACCGTCTTTGATGGTGCGTTTTTGAGCAAAAGCAAGGAGTTTGGCCACACCCATAGAAGCAAGGCAGGAATACTGGAAAGTTACTAA
- a CDS encoding B12-binding domain-containing radical SAM protein, whose product MPHPKIVLTADRTLMSNYRGISLATFFGCAPALDPHRDPKSFWYKILKNQVTPKILFDFICNPIPHNNGVAAYAPYGLRKVEAGLLRDGFKREDVVVAHPDHIEKFIGPETQVVGTYEMDPLGMGPVTMTFTYGRKQMSYDEYYNADLHRRILAAKKKNGSNAKVIAGASGTWQYNYDPEKIEEYGLYAVLEGELGGIAPEIDGHAGRFFNYLIDGEFENMNPFRKRSDFKVDIKEFQRNGRCVHGRFVNFWDRPEIDEIPDIVEPSMHGMIEVMRGCGRGCKFCDVTLRALRYYPPEKVKKEIEVNIKKGGLKNAWIHSDDIFVYGMDPRTSKQMEPNREALEELFTAIMSTGIQHTNPTHGTLAGAIADEKLIPNISKIIKSGPSNLIGIQCGFETGSLRLIGKYADRKLAPFMPEEWHWVVKEGVKTLNEHYWVPAFTLIMGLDNDETPEDSWETIQLISELEREQPDCMFTTTPLTFVPIGLLEKSEFFNIGNEMDPAQLGVMYKTWQHNFKYGIQKFMTKTGSHGSAQKQFFNMIARSLGGVPLGAMERFARRKSREHERVIETIKAKYW is encoded by the coding sequence ATGCCACACCCAAAGATCGTACTTACCGCAGATCGTACATTGATGTCAAATTACCGCGGAATCTCGCTTGCAACGTTCTTTGGCTGCGCACCGGCACTTGATCCTCATAGGGACCCGAAGAGCTTTTGGTACAAGATTCTCAAAAACCAGGTGACCCCGAAGATTCTGTTTGACTTTATTTGTAATCCTATACCGCACAACAACGGCGTGGCAGCATATGCCCCGTACGGCCTAAGAAAGGTGGAGGCAGGATTGCTCCGCGACGGATTCAAACGAGAGGATGTAGTGGTGGCGCATCCTGATCACATTGAAAAGTTCATCGGACCTGAAACACAGGTGGTGGGAACATACGAGATGGACCCACTCGGAATGGGCCCGGTAACTATGACCTTTACCTATGGAAGAAAGCAAATGTCCTATGACGAATACTATAACGCTGATCTGCACAGGAGAATCCTTGCTGCCAAAAAGAAAAACGGCAGCAACGCAAAGGTGATTGCCGGAGCATCGGGGACATGGCAGTACAACTACGACCCAGAAAAAATAGAAGAGTATGGACTGTATGCTGTTCTGGAAGGGGAGCTTGGCGGAATTGCACCTGAAATCGACGGACATGCTGGCAGGTTCTTCAACTATCTGATTGACGGCGAATTTGAAAACATGAATCCGTTCAGAAAGAGAAGCGACTTTAAAGTTGACATTAAGGAATTTCAAAGAAACGGAAGATGCGTACATGGAAGGTTTGTGAACTTTTGGGACAGGCCGGAAATTGACGAAATTCCAGACATCGTAGAGCCGTCAATGCACGGAATGATTGAGGTGATGCGAGGATGCGGACGCGGATGCAAGTTCTGCGACGTCACACTTAGGGCCCTGAGATACTATCCGCCGGAGAAGGTCAAAAAGGAGATTGAGGTAAACATCAAAAAAGGCGGACTCAAAAACGCCTGGATTCACAGCGACGACATCTTCGTGTACGGAATGGATCCAAGAACAAGCAAGCAGATGGAGCCAAACCGAGAGGCACTAGAGGAGCTGTTCACCGCAATCATGTCAACTGGAATCCAGCACACCAACCCGACACACGGAACGCTGGCCGGCGCAATCGCAGACGAGAAGCTGATTCCAAATATATCTAAAATAATAAAGTCTGGGCCTTCAAACCTGATCGGCATCCAGTGCGGATTTGAGACTGGCAGCCTTAGACTGATTGGCAAGTATGCAGACAGAAAGCTTGCACCATTCATGCCTGAGGAATGGCACTGGGTCGTAAAGGAGGGAGTAAAGACACTAAACGAACACTACTGGGTGCCGGCATTCACGCTGATCATGGGACTGGACAACGACGAGACTCCTGAGGACTCGTGGGAGACGATCCAGCTTATCAGCGAACTGGAGCGAGAGCAGCCAGACTGCATGTTTACAACAACTCCTTTGACATTCGTACCAATCGGACTGCTTGAGAAATCAGAGTTCTTCAATATCGGAAACGAGATGGACCCAGCGCAGCTTGGCGTAATGTACAAGACATGGCAGCACAACTTCAAGTACGGAATTCAAAAGTTCATGACCAAGACCGGAAGCCATGGCTCTGCCCAAAAACAGTTCTTCAACATGATTGCACGCTCCCTTGGAGGCGTGCCTCTTGGGGCAATGGAGCGATTCGCAAGACGAAAGAGCCGAGAGCACGAGCGGGTAATTGAGACAATCAAGGCAAAGTACTGGTAA
- a CDS encoding 30S ribosomal protein S30e, whose amino-acid sequence MATHGSITKAGKVKGQTPKVEGRKRVGTISILRNKSNFKKRFALHRTPGQNKPGQRKRRR is encoded by the coding sequence ATGGCAACTCACGGATCGATTACAAAGGCAGGAAAAGTAAAGGGCCAGACACCAAAGGTAGAGGGCCGAAAACGCGTAGGAACTATCTCGATTCTTAGAAACAAGAGCAATTTTAAGAAAAGATTTGCGCTTCACAGAACTCCTGGCCAGAACAAGCCTGGACAAAGAAAGAGACGACGTTAG
- a CDS encoding fluoride efflux transporter FluC, whose amino-acid sequence MSTNGKVDKMKGIEILLLALGGVIGTFLRYLITESPAVFGGLQVNVIIVNMVGSFVLGVFFILTQQWHLDGKYALLVAVGFCGSLTTMSAFAFQSAALIDNKQFGLLAIDILANVGLSIGAIFAGRSIADLVIGARIT is encoded by the coding sequence ATGTCTACCAATGGAAAAGTAGACAAAATGAAGGGAATAGAGATATTGCTTTTGGCACTTGGCGGAGTTATCGGCACATTTCTACGGTATCTGATAACTGAGTCACCAGCGGTGTTTGGGGGATTGCAGGTAAACGTGATAATAGTGAACATGGTTGGCAGCTTTGTTCTCGGCGTGTTTTTCATACTCACGCAGCAGTGGCACCTTGATGGCAAGTATGCGCTTCTTGTGGCAGTGGGGTTCTGCGGCTCGCTTACTACAATGTCTGCATTTGCATTCCAGTCTGCCGCCCTAATTGACAACAAGCAGTTTGGGCTTCTTGCAATCGACATACTTGCAAACGTGGGCCTGTCAATTGGTGCAATATTTGCAGGACGGTCCATTGCGGACCTGGTAATTGGTGCGCGAATCACCTGA
- the radA gene encoding DNA repair and recombination protein RadA: MDEFRLDSLEGVGPVTTKKLTDAGIHGIMDLLVRGPVDVSEVTGMDRETAEKIVTKARHLLMEQGLITKDFVTATELYKRRQDIGKISTGTNCLDQLLDGGIETQALTEVYGEFGSGKTQFCHTACVMVQKSKEEGGLGGGVLYIDTENTFRPERVVSIAKAKGLDPEKVLDNILVARAYNSAHQTLILEEAGKIIEEHNIKLIVADSAVGLFRSEYLGRGTLSDRQQRLNRFVHLLVRTAETYNCAAIATNQVMASPDVFFGDPTKPIGGNVVAHTSTYRIYFKKSGKKRIARMVDSPHHPEEEVIFTVTEGGVSDPEDETKKKKKSEDME; the protein is encoded by the coding sequence ATGGATGAATTTAGATTAGATAGCCTTGAAGGCGTAGGTCCTGTAACTACAAAAAAACTAACTGATGCAGGAATACACGGTATCATGGATCTGCTTGTCAGGGGTCCAGTTGACGTATCTGAAGTAACTGGCATGGACAGGGAGACTGCTGAAAAGATTGTTACTAAAGCAAGACATCTTTTGATGGAGCAGGGTCTGATAACAAAAGACTTTGTCACCGCAACAGAGCTCTACAAGAGGCGTCAGGATATTGGCAAGATTTCAACTGGAACAAACTGCCTAGACCAACTGCTTGACGGCGGAATTGAAACCCAGGCGCTGACCGAAGTTTACGGCGAGTTCGGCTCTGGAAAGACACAATTCTGCCATACTGCATGCGTGATGGTGCAAAAGAGCAAGGAGGAAGGCGGACTAGGTGGCGGCGTACTGTATATCGACACAGAAAACACCTTCAGACCGGAAAGGGTCGTCTCTATTGCAAAGGCAAAGGGTCTTGATCCAGAAAAGGTGCTCGATAACATACTGGTGGCAAGGGCGTACAACTCTGCACACCAAACACTGATTCTAGAGGAGGCAGGCAAGATCATCGAGGAGCACAACATAAAACTCATAGTTGCAGACTCTGCAGTGGGACTGTTTAGGTCCGAATACCTTGGACGTGGAACACTATCTGACAGGCAGCAAAGGCTGAACAGATTCGTGCACCTTCTTGTGAGAACTGCTGAAACATACAACTGTGCAGCAATTGCAACAAACCAGGTAATGGCGTCCCCAGATGTGTTCTTTGGCGACCCGACAAAGCCTATAGGAGGAAACGTCGTCGCACACACAAGCACGTACAGGATCTACTTCAAAAAGTCAGGCAAAAAGAGAATTGCCAGAATGGTCGACAGTCCTCACCACCCAGAAGAGGAGGTAATCTTTACGGTTACAGAGGGTGGCGTTTCTGACCCAGAGGACGAAACCAAAAAGAAAAAGAAATCAGAAGACATGGAGTAG
- a CDS encoding 50S ribosomal protein L21, which produces MTTKKPSGHSHGFRHKSRSALTKDAPRGVAFLMREYHVGEQALVIIDPRQHKSLPHRRYHGKVGTITAVGRRAVTMDVKLGNKTKTLITRLDHIKPFGVK; this is translated from the coding sequence ATGACTACTAAGAAGCCATCTGGCCACTCTCACGGTTTTAGACACAAGTCTAGATCCGCACTTACAAAGGACGCACCGCGAGGCGTGGCGTTTCTGATGAGGGAGTATCACGTCGGAGAACAGGCGCTGGTAATCATTGATCCAAGACAGCACAAATCGCTGCCGCACAGAAGATACCATGGAAAGGTAGGTACCATAACTGCGGTGGGCAGAAGGGCAGTCACGATGGATGTAAAACTGGGCAATAAGACGAAAACCTTAATCACTAGGTTGGACCATATCAAACCGTTCGGTGTAAAGTAA